A stretch of the Chelonoidis abingdonii isolate Lonesome George chromosome 11, CheloAbing_2.0, whole genome shotgun sequence genome encodes the following:
- the LOC116835814 gene encoding LOW QUALITY PROTEIN: cytochrome b-c1 complex subunit 10 (The sequence of the model RefSeq protein was modified relative to this genomic sequence to represent the inferred CDS: inserted 1 base in 1 codon) yields the protein MRSRGDFEAGGRGXGGSRMLNRLVGPRYAQLLRSWTPTLTTWGTVGAVGLVWATDWRLILDYVPYINGKFKKDD from the exons ATGCGCAGCCGGGGTGACTTTGAGGCCGGTGGCCGAG GGGGCGGGAGCAGGATGCTGAACAGGCTCGTGGGGCCCCGCTACGCCCAGCTGCTGCGGAGCTG GACCCCCACATTGACCACATGGGGCACCGTAGGCGCTGTGGGATTGGTGTGGGCGACAGACTGGAGACTGATCCTTGACTATGTTCCCTACATTAATGGCAAGTTTAAGAAAGATGATTAA